The genomic stretch ATCCCATCCAGCCAGGGCACCTCTGAGCTCTCCAGGGCACTCATCACACACTGCAAATCCTCCTGCAGGCAAGACTGGACGTGTTTTCCTCGTGCAAGGCAGTGTGGCTGCTAAACAAAGCTGGaaagcaattttcttttctgtcacagacatcttttatgaaaaatcctttcttaggttttttttcctcctgaaaagctgagaggcctcaggaacaaaatgtaaacaatggttatctgctgctgtggaatgcaacaggtggatctgtgattggtctcgtgtggatgtttggatttagtgaccagtcacagcagagctggctctctctctctgtctgagccagctgcctttgttatcattcttttctattgtATTCTTAgtttagccttctgagatgaagcctttccttctattctttagtacagtataatgtaatatatatatcataaaataataaatcaagccttctgaaatatggagtcaaatcctcgtctcttccctcatccaaagacccctgtgaacactgtcacacttttcttttttttttctttttttcctgtggctttaGACATCCTGCAGATTGCTAATCTGTGGCCATTAGAGAATCTGACTAAGCTGCAGCTGGACAACAACGTGATTGAGAAGATAGAAGGTCTGGAGAGTCTGGTTCACCTTGTTTGGCTTGGTGAGATACAGGCAGGGGAGGGTGGATGCCTGTGCAGGTGCAAAGCAATCTGAGATAAAGCAGCATGTCACCTTCTCAACAGCACTGATAGGAGCTTTCCCTGGGAAGGCTGTCAGCTGTCTGTGTGTCTCCTCATTTGACTGTCAAATGTCAAAATGCCTGAGTATCAGAGCTGCAAAACAATCCTTCAAATGTTTAAAAACTGGGTTCAATACATTTGGTGTGGCAGGAACAGGAAGCTGAGGTTTCAATGTTGTTTCCAAGGTTTCTATTGTGTTTAGGGGTGACTTTCAGGAATATTTATGGAAACTCCTCTGTGATATAGAAGCCTGAATTCTGTTTtcaaagctgctgcaggcatTCCAAATCCTACAACCCTTAAGGGCTGGGTGTCAATGCTGTCCCAAGGAGTGCCCATCCTTGTGGCCTGGTGTGACTGCTTGCAGCTACACAGATGCACAGCTGAGAGCATTCCCTGGAACTGCAGCCACATTGCTGGCTGGAATTCTAAATATATCCTCAGcatgcagagctggagctcatAATCACATTGTGAAATGTCTAATGGGCTCTTCCACCCCGTTGTCTGCACAGTTCTGCTCCAGAGATGACTGAGGCACTTGTGAATCACAAGTGATCAGTGTGAGCACAGTGTTTTGAGGCACACTCTCATATTTTGTTTGCCCAAAGGCTGCAgtggctcagctgctgctgtacAAGTGTCTCAGCCACCCAAGAGACCTCATAAACTGTTTTTGGGCTCTTGGCTCGCTCAGTACTAATCCTCAGGCAAATCCTGCCCTTAGTCATGGTGAGTGTGGGTGTTAGGAGAGATGTTCTGGCAGGGGAGGAGGACATTTCAATAAGTGAAACAGCTGAAGTGAGCCTTGCACAACTCCACTGACATGGAGCTGCCTTGTCTTGGTGCTCTGGGAGTGACCACAACTGTGGCAAGAAACAAGAGAGTGCCAGATTTATCACAGAAATTCACCTCTAAGGGCATCTCTCCACCTCTTGTTTTGTGTTTCCCCATGAGGCAGAAGTCCCTTTCAGGCTGTGTATGTGGACTCTGCATGGACtaatttcagcttttcctctcatttAAAAGCTGCACAGACAATTGCAAGGAGGAGATGGGAATAAAGGACGATTTAATGCTGAGCTTTTCCTGTGGGGCCTGGACCACCCCTGAGAAAAATCTGTACATAAACTCCTACACCCAGAACTAAAGAGCAGAATCAGGGTGCTCTGCAACAAATAATATAATGTTTGATTTATAAATTCTTCCCCAGACCTGTCCTTCAACAATATTGAAGTAATTGAGGGCCTGGATACTCTTGTCAAACTGCAGGACCTCAGTCTCTACAGTAACAGAATATCTACAATTGAGCACATGGACACACTACAAGAGCTGCAGATTTTCTCCATAGGGAACAATAACCTGACTGTGCTGGAAAATGTGAGTGTTCCCTGGCTTTGCAAATATTCCCTGCTGAAGGATCAGATATTCTAAAACTGCCATTTGCCATTGTGTCCAAGCCCCTCCTTAGGTGATAAAATTCTCTTTAGGATTTCTAAGCAGTCTGAGCTATGGGTTTGGTCCTCTGGTGTTAAGTGCTTACTGCAGCCATTTTTCATTTAGATTATTGACTCATGGGGGCCCAGGTCTGTGACTGCTCTCAGCCATGGCAAAATTCCTATTGGCTCCCATGAAAGCTAGAAAAGGAATAAGTGGCTACATATGAGAAAAGGGGGGAGGCTAGGATTTATTTGGGGTTCTTTTGAGGGCATCTTACCAATTTAAGATCTGTGATTTGTGCACCCCATCTGCCTTCTCTCTCCACCCATTGTCTAGATATTACCAATATGAATTTAAGTATTTCCTTTCCCAAAACCATTAGAAACTCATAATTGACTGTCATGTGaatttggcagcagagcagaatgCATATTGCAGCTCAACtgtaataaaaacaataaattccaaggctgtgcttccccagccctgggaaacACAGAGCTCTTTCCCTTTGGCACAGGTTATCTACCTCAGGAGGTTAAAAAGCTTACAGACACTGAACCTCAGTGGGAACCCTTTCTGCAGTGAGGAGCACTACAGGCTCTTTGTTGTTGCTCACCTTCCCAGCCTGGTGTACTTGGACTTCAAGCTGGTGAGAAAGTCCACGGTGAGATTTCTGCATTCCCTGCCTGGGAAATCAGGCAGCAGCATCTTACAGAGCCTCTGCTTTGTTGGTGTGCCAGCAATATTCCAGCACTGGGGGCAGGTTCCCTGCAGAAATCAGGCTCACAGAAACACACAGTGTTTGTTCTGCTTCCACATAACAGCTGTGAACCTGTAGGCCAAATTCTGTCAAATCTGACAGAGAGGTAGAGGTGTCAGAAGCATGATGTCTTCACAGATTCTGTGAAAATCAGCAGCTGTGTGTGGGAGAGGGGCCTGGTTCGTGTTGCCACAGAGAGGCTGCAGTGTGAGTGCAAGTCTTTCTCAGAGAATCTCAGAGGAAATCAGTCTGGAGAGCTGGATCCAGGGGGAAGGAGCCttggtgctcctgctgctcacacagtgATTTGTTTCAGCAGCAACCTGACAATCCAGGCAAGCAGGTGCCTGGATGCACTTCCCACCTTTGATTTCTGAGAATAAGACACTTCATCCTCACCTGTGGAGCTGCTTTATCATCCCAGGGCTCAAAGGAACaaagatgggatttttttgttcagggtttgtttggggttttttttttagtaaccAAAGAACATGATTAATTGTAAATTTgcttggcacagagcaggagctgtgcttggaATGTGCATTGCTCTTACCACAGGACTGGAAGGGTTTTCCAGGTCGTGGAGTGCAGTCCCTGCTCATCAGGGATGTCTGAGAATTGCACACTTAAATTTGTCAAGCTTCAGTTTCAAGCTAATGAGGTTCTTGCCCCTGGTACTACCTTGCCATCCACTCCTCCAAAGAATCTGCTCCTCCCTAGAAAATGAATTAACCTCGCTGACTGATCAAATTGGAGCTCAGATTCTAGAAGTCAAAATAGAACTTCCTgctaaaagaggaaaaaaaccccaaaaaactctaAAGATGAgaaaatggagagagaaaagCTTCCTGGGACTGAATTATCTCAGATGCATTGAATGCAGAAACAGATAAATGTGCCAGCAAAAAATGGGATGAGGATTAGATTAGAAACTTCATAAGTAGTTTAATAAAAAGCCCATGAGGGAATGGAGAGGCAGATGCCACTCTGGTGCACGTTCTAGAAAGATCAGTTGCTTACACCCTGACTCACTGAGCAATGCAGGCTAATccaatacaaatattttatttatatttctcagGCAAAAGCTGCCGCTTTAAAGTATCAACATCTCACTAAGCCattggaggaagaggaggctcaggtcctggctctgcaggaagtggaagatgcaaagcaGAAAGAGCTGGAGCAACAgcaggtgagttttctttggCTGGTTGTGTCCTGTCCCAGGAGAAAGAAGCACAAACACATATTGCCTTGTCTTTTCCCTGCTTGAAGATTTAATGAGAGGTTAAATTTGACTCTGCTAAAACCAAGGCTCAGATTAATCTCTGTGATCTCTGACTCTTATCTTTTGGGTAgaaacaggagctgctgtggagtaCACATGATGTGGGGGAACATAATTCTTTGGGCTGAACAATGAAACTACAGATAGAGAACCCTGCAAAGCTGAATAGTAAATCATACCCAGGGAGCTTATCAGCCTCACATGAGATTAGGAAATTACAGGTTTGAGGGAAATGTTAACATTTTCATGgtgaagtgacttttttttttctccttcccactAAGTCAAGCTTTTCATTAGTTTTATGGTTAAATTCTCCAGGAAATTTGGACATCACTGTAGTCCTGTGACCAGGCTGAAAGCAAGACCAGGTGGAATGGTGCTTTCAATTGTAGCCTGGCTCTGTATTCCAGACTCTAGAAGATCAGAGTGGCTTACCTTAGTTTTTAGGGCCAGGGAGGATGCTGCAACTCTTCCCTTTGTACTTCCCCATAGTTCACCAAGTCCTTATCTGAAAGGCTAAATAGCCTTGCAGTCAGTGTTTGTATGTGGTGATGTCTTACACAGGCAAggggcacaggttgcccagagaagctgtggctgccccatccctgaagagttccaggccagcttggatggggtttggagcagcctgggagagtggaaggtgtccctgtccatggcaggggctgtgactggatgatctttaatgtcccttccaacccaaaccattttatgactCCGTGATCTGATGCAAGATTAAACAGTGTTTTCTACCCTTAGCTGTAACAGCAAAGCCCCTGGGATGGGTTTCACTCCAAGGTGCTTTTGTGGCTTGTTGGTGTTTCTGCTGTGTTCATATAACCGTGTCTGCAcccagttctgctgctgctgctgaggctctTACAGGACAGACACATCCCCAGCGCTGCCAGCAGGCTGGCATCTCTATTTTACTtattttgctctgtttctcttcAAAGGCAGCCTTTGTTGAGTACCTGAATGGGCCATTCCTGTTTGACAGTCTGcatgaagaggaaggagaagccACCAAACTGGTTTCCCTCCCTGGagtggaggagctgctgcaggcataTCCTTGCTGGGTTTGGAATACCCACAGCTAACAGGTAATGCCTTGAGTTCAGAAGGAAGTGCATCCACAGGGACTCTTCATCTGCTGCTTTTGTccagagctgaaagctgcattGATCTAAGATCTGAGACAGTCTGTGTTCAATTTTGGAACAGTACCAAGAGTTACACGGCGAGGCTGTAAGACCACTGACAGCTTTAAGGCATGATATCTTGTGAAATATGAGGGCTCCAAACAAATGGTTTATATTACTGACAAGCTGGCCATCCCAGCTTGAGACATCCCATTTGTAAAACCACTCATTTCTATCCCCAACAGGTCATGAGATCCCAGCTTTTTAAATTCTCACCGttgtaattaccatattcattttccttcccttgaATCAAACATGATTTCTGTAGCCTCCTTTCCTGACCCTTCAAGAATCAAGACTTTGTACTTTCTTTAAGTCTGGAATCCACTTAAAGTTTAAAATGAGCTGGAAGATAAATCTCTGTCTGTTAGATTGTAAGAGCACAGTTGCTAAAATCATGTTGAAATTGAAGTGGTAGGAGATAGGAACAGACTCATCAGAGTGATACAAGTCACATATCTCACAACCTGCCAGAACTGGCAAAGGGAACTTTCCAGGCCAGCACATTTTTCTGATCATTGCTCCTACACGGGGGAGCAGAAAgcagacactttttttttttcctttttttcctttctcattcaGATTAATAGAGCATTGTCAAGGCCAGTAACTTGACCTTCCTTAAAATTGCATTACACTGTTGGGGAAAAATGCATCACAGCTTAACTACAATAGACTCCAGAAACAATTCCATTGCCAAGATAatagcagaagaaaaattgaCGTTATTTTTGTGATGCTACCAAGTCAGTAGTTTAttctgtgctctggctgtgggcTCCAGAGCTGTATTTATTAACTACACAGGCACTGTATTCACACTTGGGAAGACAGATAGGGTTGTAggcttccttctgctgctgtgtcagaAGAGTCAGACAagtgaatgtatttttttctcttcctcaaggcctttttcccccctcaagTTGCCATAGCTTTCTCCATACCCTTAAGGCAGCAAAACCCCATGCATAAAACGTGAATGGGtgacccagccctgccccagacTGAATatttggcagctcccagcaagAACCACAGAGTTTACATAGAAGTAGCTCGTAGCTCTTGTTGCTCAGATTTGCAGAGGCAGAAGGAACACAACGTGTTGCTCCACTGAACAAGCAAAAGACCTTGACTCTGCTGTCACATACAAGGAGGAGTTTGTCTCAGTTTGTGAGAGCCTGTATAACTATGGGCTGGAAGAGTATGAAAAACGAGAAGCTGAAGTCTCTAAATTCTACAAAAGACTCCATGAAATTCTGGCAGTCAACCAGGAAGAAAGCAAGAGAATAATCTCAGACTTTGAGACTCGGAACGAAACGGTAATGTTatacttttgtttgtttgatacATGATTTCTCTACAGCCTGTACCATTAAAGTCACCaatatttaagaaaatggaaatgctcAACCTTCCttttagtttaaatatttttataaagttGATTTTTAAGATaattagatagatagatgttTACTGCTACTCCCCTTCTTTTTGAAGCTCCAATAACTCTTCCTTCATTGAAAaaccaggaagaaaaggaaggaaattgcAGGGTATTCAGTTCATTTTCAAGTAATTTTCTGCTTCACTTCATTTTCTCAACAACAGCTCAAAGAActataaccaaaaaaaaaattagagaaagttattttaatgcatttctaGTCCTTTAAAGCAGAAACTCTCTTTTCATTCTGCTCCACCACAGCCACCCATTGTGGCTGCTCAGGGCGTAGCTTCTAGCTGGATCCCTTTCTAACCATGTATAATAGATTGATCATGATTTtgtttccacaggaaaaaaagaagcaaataaGGGAGGGCTAAAGCCTGGTGGCACTGTCAGCTGAGAGAGCAAGGCCCTGACAAGTGACACCAGCAGAGTCACAAGCGCTGGCTCCCGCTGGAAACCAGGTCACTTTTATTGCAGTGCCTGTCacaggctggcagctgctgagtcactctgctcccagggccTTGAACCCTGCTGATTCATGCTGGAAatctgcagccagcagcttcaggggctggcagcaccaccagagtcacagaatgcagggtgggttgggttggaagggaccttaaagagcATCTCGCTCCAACCAGAAGTTTGGTTTGCATATTCAGTGAAGTTGTGCTTGAATTCTCACTGTATCTTCGatgaaaaaaccctaaaccagcaaaacaaaccctgcaaaaccacaacaaaacccaaagatACACAGCTGAGGGCAGATTTTACCCCTTCACCTCTGTCTGACCCACAGGCTCAGCGGTGGATTGGGCTGCAAGGGGTAACAAGGGAGAATGGCCTAAGCTAAAGGAGGAgtgggttagatgggatatcaggaagaaattagATTAAATATAAGGAAGAAATCTTTCTCTGTGTGGGTGGaaaggccctggcacagattcccagagaagctgtggctgctccatccctggaagtgtccaaggccaggctggacagggcttggagccacctggaacagtggaaggtgcccctaCCCTGGATGATCTTGAAAGTCTTcctcaacccaaaccactctgggattctgggattctctatAAACAGGACACAGGGTTCAGCTTGCCAGTTTTCATATAAATATTAGAGGAATTGGTATCAAAACTAAACACAGTGTTTTAACATCATTTCCCCACCATTTAAAATTGCTGGAGGAGTTCAAAAGGCACAGAGGCCCCAGCAGACTGCAGTCTGTGACCTTTTCTTAGGGCTGTTTGTCTGTCTGTAATCCTTTCATGTGAACTTGGGCAACCTGTAAAATCACTGTGCTCTCTGAAGTTGGTTATGGAGGATTAAAGGCCTTGAACTTTGAAGTTATTGCTCCCAGAGGTGCAGCTTGAGTGGCTCTGGAGCCTTTTGAGCCTCCTAACTTGTTTACATTCGAAAAGAAGACACCTTGCTCTCCCCTTCTCCCTTTTAAACTGCAAAGTTTTGGGTAATCCACCCCATTTCCAGACACAAGCCTTGGCAGGGGTTTTTAACAGAATTCTTTATTTCACCCCATTCCATTCCCTCTCAGGAGAAGTGGATTAGACATAATAAAACATATacatttccctccttttttaGTTGATTGTTAACTGATTTTAAACAGACTTGAAAATAACACATTCAGCacaagaggatttttttccttttttttttttttttgatcccAGCAAACATAAATCTTGCCTGATACAAAAGTGACATCAATACATAATTCTGAAGGGCAATAAATCCTTGCTGTAAGAGGAAGGCAGGCAATGATAGGTATTCCATATTCAGAATACTAAATCCTGACCATACTGGAAGTCAGTCAAGATTCTCCTTGGCAGGAAGTGAATCAGGATTTACACCTGCCTTTCTTTCTCCAAAACAATTGTTAATTTCTTCTTCACAGCCTGCAATGTCAATAATTAAATATTGTTCTTTTTTGCTGGAAATGAAGGGAAGCATAGAAGGAGCAAAGTCTTGTGCTGAGTGGAGCATGAGGAAGAGTTTTCCCAATGCCCCTGCAGTAGCAGAGCTCAGAACTGTTGACTACCCACTATGTAAATCTGGAGACTTCCCTGAATcatcacatttcatttcagcTAATCAGCAGGAGGAACTTTTCTCACACATGTAACAAGTTAATTAAATTGCAATGGAGTGCTGAACACAAACTGTAATTCATGTATCTCTGTGTTTAGAGGCTGGATGAGCTCTATCAGGACGGGAGTGGTGAAATCGCTGACTCTAAACGAGCCCAGGGCAAGGAGGAGATCCAGCAGCTGTGGCATGCACTGATGCTCTTGGAAACTCTGGTATCCAACGACCTGGAGGTGAGATCCaagctcacacctgtggcacTCAAAGCCAGAACCTTGTGGGGTCACCTCTCTGTCACTGCAGCCCTGTGTAGCAGTTTACTCACAAAGAGGGGGGCACAGGATTTCAACTCAGGAAAATGTTTCACCCccatcttttcctttctctgttcaAAGTTGATGGGAGTGAGATTAGGCCCTGGACATTGCTGCCTTCCAGCAGATCTCTGTTCTgtacagagcagagcacagcatgtCCATCACATCTCTCCAGGCTGATTTCCCACACTTCACAGGCAGGGAGGTTGTGCAATCACTTTCTAGGTCTGCACAAGCTGCTGCATAGCATGGGGTATGCATTTGGAATTCTAGAGGTGTCATTCTTTGAAGCTGATCTTTGCTATAAGATTACACACATTCCTGCTCAGCTTGCTGCATTTGCTTGCATAATAGCTGCCTCTTCCTCCCCAGACTTTTCCTCAAGAACTAGGGCAGGGCTGCTGATGAGCATCTTCATcggaggaaaaaacccaaaataatctgtttaaaaatgagcaggcaggagctgtggcctgtGTGCAGCAGTTTAGTTTTGTGAGCATGGatggcagaaagcagcagctcaaaATGGATCCTCACTGCATCAGGATTTTGCCTTTTTAGTGTTTGCTGAGTTGGCCCTTACATATCTGATGGGATGAGCAGAAACATTtcctccctgtgtgccctgctggATTTGCAGGATTCAGCTACCAAGACATTTAAGTGCAGCACTTCACAGATTCTCCATCAGCCGTTTCTGAGAGGGGGAACAGGCAGctgcaattttaatttctgaggACTAAACCAAGAGCTGCAGTAAAGCCCAGGCAGGGGTTGTGCTTCTGACAAGAGGCTCTCCATGCAGCCAAGGACAAGGAGGCTGCAGCAAGGCAGGGGATGGGAATGAACCCTCTCCAGGCACTGCTTAGGTGACAAAGGATCCTCTGGCTTACTCCAGACACACAAAATGCTCGAGGCAGTTCAGTTTCTGACTGTGCTAATAACAGCAGTGAGTCCAAATTACAGTAAGCTGTAGATTCCTCCTAGACTCCCTGACTCCCTGTTTGTGCAAGTTTTCATTGtgttatttcctctttttcccctttgttaAGGAACTGTTACAGGATTTTAAAAGAAGGCTTGATGTCATAGCATCAACATTCACTGAAAACATCCAAGGCATATATCCTTTTCACAGTAGGTTGGCCTGGACCTCCCAGTCATGCACCTACACCTCACCTCTAAATCCAAAAATGAGCCTCCAGtataaaaactttattttttattttaatcaataGAAAATATCTTTTCCTAGCCTTGAGGAATGGTCATTTAAAGTGCCTATCTTCTTTATGTGGAGACTCTGGAGAGCACAGAAAGATCTAAATTCTACTGTGCTGAAATTCTGTAGGATTTAGGCAGTTTCACCCTGTTGGGaatcttcctttcctctccacGCAGAGAAGACAAAACAATCGGGTTAGATTGTTGTCTAGGTACATTCCTGCCATAGTAAATGAAATATCTACAATTCTGGTTGAATACTCTTTAAATGGTgttcatttttgtatttttgatgAGTGCTGAAAAAAAGTTATATGAGAATACTGAAAAGCTTGAGTGTCAGGTCATGCTGCTTTAAATCTAGAAATCTGATGGCCTGGTGCAAATAACTGCAGTGCAGTCAGAGCTCAGCTGTCACCTGGAGGCCTCTTCCAATTTCCCTGGCAATCCCAGGTCCTCTCTCAGTCCTCTGTCATATTGGGCAGTAAAGATGAGACTGAGTGTGTGATTCAGAACTGAGAGTGTGTATCCTGATAtcctgaccccacagcagcctctgggagcagccaggctcaTTTCTGCAGGATCCCCTTGTGCAGGCACTCAGTCCCAGTTACAGGAGGTGATTTAATCCCCACAGATGAGTGGGGTGCTCAGCTTTTGCCTTAACCACATTCTGTACGTTTAACCAGTGCCGGG from Ammospiza caudacuta isolate bAmmCau1 chromosome 17, bAmmCau1.pri, whole genome shotgun sequence encodes the following:
- the DRC3 gene encoding dynein regulatory complex subunit 3; translated protein: MTQFFNNIEPNVIDDEILQKAIEEKCPEDLGDIARKESINFNVVTEIQISFKNILQIANLWPLENLTKLQLDNNVIEKIEGLESLVHLVWLDLSFNNIEVIEGLDTLVKLQDLSLYSNRISTIEHMDTLQELQIFSIGNNNLTVLENVIYLRRLKSLQTLNLSGNPFCSEEHYRLFVVAHLPSLVYLDFKLVRKSTAKAAALKYQHLTKPLEEEEAQVLALQEVEDAKQKELEQQQAAFVEYLNGPFLFDSLHEEEGEATKLVSLPGVEELLQAYKEEFVSVCESLYNYGLEEYEKREAEVSKFYKRLHEILAVNQEESKRIISDFETRNETRLDELYQDGSGEIADSKRAQGKEEIQQLWHALMLLETLVSNDLECRDLENQHFEKVMEIIQAILKKIALFELEEDFPEDLRTLFEDKITIVNITSMSHSIRLRKIDKRESDMLSNTYQWQKSVREKAFQRESDRNRACIEKIICFMDTLQKELDSTVVKPKE